One region of Flavobacterium sp. KACC 22763 genomic DNA includes:
- the murB gene encoding UDP-N-acetylmuramate dehydrogenase — protein MEIQSNFSLKNYNTFGIEASAKQFVAVHSIAELKTILEENKNEKKFILGGGSNMLLTKDIDALVIHIDLKGKKTIKEDEDFVWVESQAGETWHDFVLWTIDNNFGGLENMSLIPGNVGTTPVQNIGAYGTEIKDTFISCEAMNIATQEIKTFDNAECNFGYRESIFKNEVKDQYIITSVIFKLTKHNHKINTSYGDILAELAKNNITEPTLKDVSNAVIAIRQSKLPDPKELGNSGSFFKNPILLKSDFEKIHQKFPEMKFYEVSETEVKVPAGWLIEQAGFKGKRFGDAGVHKNQALVLVNYGNATGQEILAVSKEVQKTVFEKFGIQIEAEVNVI, from the coding sequence ATGGAAATCCAATCCAATTTTTCTTTAAAAAACTACAATACTTTTGGCATTGAGGCCAGCGCTAAACAATTTGTTGCCGTACATTCTATTGCTGAATTAAAAACTATTTTAGAAGAAAACAAAAACGAGAAAAAATTCATTCTTGGCGGCGGAAGCAATATGCTTTTAACCAAAGATATTGACGCTTTGGTGATTCATATTGATTTAAAAGGTAAAAAAACAATTAAAGAAGACGAAGATTTTGTCTGGGTTGAGAGTCAGGCTGGCGAAACTTGGCATGATTTCGTTTTATGGACAATCGACAATAATTTTGGCGGATTAGAAAACATGTCTCTTATTCCTGGAAATGTTGGTACAACTCCAGTTCAGAACATCGGAGCTTATGGAACCGAAATTAAAGACACTTTTATTTCTTGCGAAGCGATGAATATTGCTACTCAAGAAATAAAAACTTTTGACAATGCTGAATGCAATTTTGGCTACCGCGAAAGTATTTTCAAAAATGAAGTAAAAGACCAATATATCATTACTTCGGTCATTTTTAAACTGACCAAACACAATCATAAAATCAATACTTCTTACGGAGATATTTTGGCTGAATTGGCAAAAAATAACATTACAGAACCCACTTTAAAAGATGTGAGCAATGCTGTAATTGCCATCAGACAAAGCAAACTTCCAGACCCAAAAGAATTAGGAAACAGCGGAAGCTTTTTTAAAAATCCGATTTTATTGAAATCTGATTTTGAGAAAATCCATCAGAAATTCCCAGAAATGAAATTCTACGAAGTTTCAGAAACTGAAGTAAAAGTCCCAGCTGGTTGGCTTATTGAACAAGCTGGTTTTAAAGGAAAACGTTTTGGAGACGCGGGAGTTCACAAAAACCAAGCTTTGGTTTTGGTGAATTACGGAAACGCAACTGGTCAAGAAATTTTAGCCGTTTCAAAAGAAGTGCAAAAAACGGTTTTTGAAAAATTCGGCATTCAAATTGAGGCAGAAGTAAATGTGATTTAA